The DNA sequence ACTTTTCATTTAGATGGTGGAATTTTTTAAAGAAGGGGTCTGCAGCCAGGTGATCAAGAAGATAGGTCAGGTCCATGACCTCTGTGTAGAAGTCAAGGTTGAACGCTGTCAACGAATACagacaggacagaaaaaaatgttaccATGGTAGATGTAATTAgttgtatgtaatgtaattcattactttatacacatacacacagtttcTGAATGGCATAGTttagtgtactgtatgttgttttatttcaagtAAATCCAACAACCATCAACTTACCCAGTTTGCCATACTGCTCAATCAGGTCCATCTTGGAGAGGACATTGACATGAGGAAGCTCCACATGTAGCATGGTGGACAGAGAGGTGCACAGCACAGAGATGAACTTGGCTGGGTCAGCGCAGTAATGAGAGTCCACAAGGTGCATTGCTGCCAGCTAAAGAAGGGGAGAACGTTCAAATAATGGCAGTAATCAGAGACATGTTACTTTAAATCACTGATCATGCtatttaaatattgtacatATATGAAACAATTCTGCTTTTATGTGTTAAGTTGTTTTAGTAATATAGGGTTTCcacaaagtctctttacaattcaaaaaattaattacaaaagcaattgatgagatatgttaatcagatttgttctatgtactcagtggttatcaaagtttttaatcacattgcaTTTGTGTATCGTCTATCTAACAAAGATACGGGACATCAACGACCTGAAGAAAAAGATCACTGATGTCATTGCCACCATTGATGAGGCTATGCTAGTGCGAACATGGCAAGAAATCAAGTACTGTCTTGATGTGCTTCGTGCAACTAACGGCGTCCATATAGAGGTGtattaaatgattacatttccacagatttggctattcatttgcttttgtaataaatgtgttaaattgtaaagagactttatggACATCCTGTATAATACAGATGTATACAATGGTAAGTTTTGTCAAATCAAAACAATACATATGATGCAGACTTGGCATCAGTTTTTTCTATGCTGTGATGAAATAAGATCTTTTCTCACTATCTTAATTTTTCCCATTTCTTAATGCCGAAGTCGCTCACCCTGAAATTCCACTTTCCCAGCTgtgcaaatatatttttcacTGAACTCTGATGGGTGTAGAGCTCCACCTGTCCAGGACAGTCAAACAAGAAGTAACAGTCACTGTGTTGTTTCAGCTTGTTTTCTAACCAGTCCAGATTGGCTTCAACGTACTCCATACAGTAGAGGAGCCCACCATTGGGTCCAAGCTTCAGGTTTTCCATGACATCATCCAAAGTGACCAACTCTGAGATATCTACCGCACAGGGATATGGTAGTCCTTCGTTGGCTGGGTCCATGTTCACCACAACCACCTTACGTCCCAGGTGAGTCAGAAACTCCTGCATTGCTTGGCAGTAAGTGGTTTTACCAGAGCCTGGGGGGCCAATGACCACCTGACCGAAACGTAGAGAGGGAGGGGTGCTTCTCGTCTGAGTGGACATGGCTTCAGTGCTGAGGACGTTTACATGAGATGGGACCTGGACGTCAGAAGGGCCACATGTGCTGTCCTGTCCTCCAGGGTATCAGCATCCAGCTGGGGCGTTACCTGCAGGATCACACCAGTGGTagataataatagcaataaatGTTTGTAGCCAACTTCAGCCTCTCGGTAGTGAAGAAATGTTCATCACGATACTTGTGCGGTTAGCCTAAGTTCATTTGTAATAATAGCCCAAAAACTTAAAACTCAGGTAAGTTCACGTTGATAAAGCGCGCTGGCGAACGTCACCTCTCTACGTGAAGCAAAAATACATCAAACTAAGACAGCGTTAATTTCACTATCGATATCAAcactttaatttattgtttaattacCATCTGCCGCCTTTATGTTTGCATGCTGATAGCGGTTGCTAGCTAATAGGCTAACTACATCCGGGTCAGATAACCGAGTTGTCATAATAAAAGCTtggtgcaaaaatatatttttttgttagttCGATACTTTATTGTTTACTAcatgattttatattatttatatttttgtagtttttatattttgattaTTGTTCTTGTAATTATAGTgcagaaaatagtaaaatataaagaaaaaaaaaatcatcgaGCAAGTAGCTGCATACATAAACAAAGCTCAAAACAAGTGGATTGAATGGTGTTGAAATTGTTTAATAGCaaagtcagacaactgaattattaaaaaaagaatatgaatatatatatatatatatatatatacagtcataaacacaaaataataactGAATTAATGTCATCTTCGTGGTCCAATGGTGCCACCTGGCGTCCAGCCTCTGTACTTCATGCTGGTGCTTGGTTGGCGTCTGAGCAAGGTGTCACCTTCATCTATGTCTTTGGGTTTATCATACACTGTAGTTATATGGAAATTTGGTCTGGCCTTTTTTCCAAGATGTAAGGGCAATTTCTCTCCATGATAcctgcaaaacaaaataaatgtgccGAAATATAAGGATATCAGCTAACTCACACACCGAAATATGCTTATATATT is a window from the Scomber japonicus isolate fScoJap1 chromosome 10, fScoJap1.pri, whole genome shotgun sequence genome containing:
- the gpn2 gene encoding GPN-loop GTPase 2, with the protein product MSTQTRSTPPSLRFGQVVIGPPGSGKTTYCQAMQEFLTHLGRKVVVVNMDPANEGLPYPCAVDISELVTLDDVMENLKLGPNGGLLYCMEYVEANLDWLENKLKQHSDCYFLFDCPGQVELYTHQSSVKNIFAQLGKWNFRLAAMHLVDSHYCADPAKFISVLCTSLSTMLHVELPHVNVLSKMDLIEQYGKLAFNLDFYTEVMDLTYLLDHLAADPFFKKFHHLNEKLAGVIQDYSLVSFVSLNVQDKESMIQVLRTVDKANGYCFGDLEERNLQAMMSAAVGADFQFNSTLGVQERYVENSGKTVEEEMMDQ